DNA from Asanoa sp. WMMD1127:
ATCACGTTGGCGCCGCCGGCCAGGCCGGCGTGCAGGGCGATCCAGCCGGCGTGCCGGCCCATGACCTCGACGACCAGCGTGCGGTGGTGACTCTCCGCAGTGGTGTGCAGGCGGTCGATCGCCTCCATCGCGATGTTGACCGCGGTGTCGAAGCCGAACGTGTAGTCGGTGGCGCCCAGGTCGTTGTCGATCGTCTTCGGCACACCGACGACGTGCACGTCGAGCTCGTTGAGCTTGGTGGCGACGCCCAGGGTGTCCTCGCCGCCGATCGCGACCAGCGCGTCGACGCCCATCGCCTGCAGGTTGTTCTTGATCTGCTCGACGCCGTTCTCGATCTTGAACGGGTTGGTGCGGGACGAGCCGAGGATGGTGCCGCCGCGCGGCAGGATGCCGCGGACCTCGGGGATGCCCAGCGGCATGGTCAGGCCCTCGAGCGGACCCCGCCAGCCGTCCCGGAAGCCCACGAACTCGTGCCCGTAGCTGGAGACGCCCTTGCGGACGACCGCCCGGATCACCGCGTTCAGACCAGGACAGTCTCCGCCGCCGGTGAGCACGCCGATTCGCATGATCTGCTCATCCTCCTGATTGCGATCCTCGCCCCAAAGGGGGCAGACATGGCCAGAAAGCCCCAGGATCGATAATCGGCGTCGTTGCCGGCCCGGGGCGGGCCGCCAACTGCGCACTGTAGTCGCCGGGCAGAAGCCCTACCAGCGCGACCCACCTACCGGACGGTGAACTGTCAGGGTCGCATCGCTTTCCACCGGGCCAGGTTGTGGCGGGCGTCGGCGAGCGCGTCGTGCTGGTCGGCGGGGGCGGGCGGCAGGGGCGGTTTGCCCAGATCGTCCCAGAGCTGGCGGAGCTCCTTGGTGAATCGCGGAATCACCCGGGGCAACGCCGGCATCGCTCCCCAGAGCTGGGCCAGCACCACGTGGTCGTACGCGGCGTACCAGGCCCACAGCTCGATCGTGCCGCCGGCGCCGCGCAGCGGCTCGACCAGGAACGCGTAGAGGTCGTCGCGGATCCGCTCGCGGGACCGCCAGGCCGGGTCGGCCGGCGAGGGCAGCTTGTCGAGCACGTTGCGGCGCACCCAGGGAACGGCCCGGGAGCTGTCGAACTCGGTCGACACGGCGTAGAACTCACGCCCGTTCTCGTCGACGACGCCGATCGACACGAGGTCGACCGTGCGGCCGTCCTCGATGAACTCACAGTCGTAGAAGTAGCGGTAGGTCATCGACCTCCATCCTGGCCCATCCGACCGAAGATTCGTTACCGTGCCCGGTCATGACGTTCTCGATCGTGGCGCGGTCGGCCGACGGGCAGGCCCACGGCATCGCCGTCGCCAGCAAGTTCCTCGCCGTCGGGGCCGCGGTCCCGGCGGCCGAGGCGGAGATCGGCGCCGTGGCCACGCAGTCCTACGCGAACCTGGCCTACCGGCCACAGGCGCTGGCGCTGCTGCGGACCGGCGTGGACGCGGCCGGTGTGGTCGCCGGACTCACCGCCGCCGACGACGGGCGGGCCCAACGCCAGGTCGGCGTCGTCGGCGCGACCGGCGACGGCGCGACCTTCACCGGTGACGGCTGCCACGACTGGGCGGGCGGCGTGACCGGCGACGGGTACGCGATCCAGGGCAACATCCTGGTCGGCCCGCAGGTGGTCGAGGCGATGGAGGCGGCCTGGCTCGCGTCGGACCCGGCCGCCCCGCTGGCCCGGCGGCTGCTGGCCGCGCTGGCCGCCGGCGACGAGGCCGGCGGCGACAAGCGCGGCCGGCAGAGCGCCGCCCTGCTCGTCGTCGCCCGCGGGCAGGGCTACGGCGGCACCAGCGACGTGGTGGCCGACCTGCGGGTGGACGACCACGCGCAGCCGCTGCCGGAGCTCGCCCGCCTGCTCGACATGCACGAGCTGCTGTTCGGCAAGCCGGATCCGGCCACCCTGCTGGCCCTCGACGGGCCGCTGGCGGCCGAGGTGCGCGGCCGGCTGGTGGCCGCCGGCCACGAGGGCGCCTCGCTCGACGACGCCCTGGCCAGCTGGGCCGGCGTCGAGAACCTCGAGGAGCGGATGGTCCCGGGCAAGATCGACCCGCTGGTGCTGGCCCACCTACGCGGCAGCTAGCGCCGCCCGCGCGGCGGCGAGGGTCGTGCGCGCCGATTCGTCGGTGGGCGCGGTCGCCAGGCGGCGGGCGGCGGCGTCGGCGCGGGCCGCCCAGTGGAACGGGAGCAGCACCGGCAGGGCGGCGTCGATCTCGTCGCGGTGCACGGCGCCGGCGGCCGCGTAGCCGTCGACGAGCTCGTCGGTGCCCGTCCCGCCGGCGTGGGTGACGGCCGCCGCGAGGTCGGCGACCAGGGGGCCGGTCGCCGCCGGACCCCAGCAGACCACGCCGGTGCGGCCGGTCGCCGGGTCGAGCCGGAAGACCGCGGGGCCCGGCCGGCCGTGCAGCACGCCGTAGGTGAGCCGGTCGGTGACGCACAGCCGGGTCAGCGCCGAGTACGCGGCCACGACCGCCGGCCGCAGCCAGGGTTCGAGGTCGAGGTGGGCGGCCTCCGGGCGCACCCGGTGCCACGGCGCCAGACCGGCGTGCGCGAAGCCGTCCATCCCGGCGTGCAGCCGCGCCAGGGCGTCGCCCCACCACTGCTGGTCGATGGGGTCGCCGGCCGCGAGCGGTCGGCCGGGTGGGCAGCGGACCAGGCCGTACGCCCAGCCGTCGTGCTCGGCGACCAGCGCGCCGGAGAGCGCCCGGACCGGCTCCCCCGCCGCCATGCCACGCTCGGCGAGGTGGCAGGCGGCGGTCAGCCCCGCCTCGAACCGCAGCCGCTTGCCGAGCGGCACCCGGGCCACCAGGTGGCAGGCGCCGGAGATGCTGGCCACCCAGGCGGTGGCCGCCGTGCCGCCGAGCGACACCGGGTCGAGGCGGGCGGGCACGTGCTGCCACCCGCCGCGCAGGGCCGCGAGCGCGACCGCGTCGTCTGCCACGGCGGGGATTATCCGCCGCCGCGGGGGCGCCGGTCCGGGAAATGGGCGAACGGCCGGAAGAGACACCCCCCAGTGATCTCTTCCGACCGGTCCGCCCCGCACCCCCCTGAGGGCCCGCCGTTCCCCCGTATGGCCCCCACCAGCAGCGGGTCTGGCAGTCAGCCTGCCCGAACGGACAACACGGGACTGTCACGGAAGCGATTTCAGGGGTGTACAGCACGCGACAGGAACGACATGATCTGATGTGTTGCCGGCCGATGGGTCGGTTAGTGGGATGTGTCCTAGGGAGGGGTCGTGGAGGGTCGCCTACCAGATCCTGGCGACGCTCTGACCGGGGTCGAGCTGTTCGCCGGGCTCGAGCCTGAGGTGCGACAGCGGGTGATCGCCGCCGCGGTGCCCCGCACCTACCGCAAGGGCCAGCTGCTGTTCGTCGAGAACGACCCGGGCGAGTCGCTGATCGTGCTGCGCCGGGGCGCCGTCGCCGTGTTCGTCACCGCGCCGACCGGCGAGCGGGCCGTGCTCTCCGTCGTCCGTCCACCCGGGACACTCGGCGAGGTGTCGCTGCTGGACGCGTCGACCCGGTCGACGTCGGCCGAGGCGATCGAGGACTGCACCGCGCTCGCGCTGTCCCGCTCGGCGTTCATGGAACTGGTGCACTCCAACCCGCGCATCCTCGACGCGGTGATGCGTTCCCTCGGCGCGCTGATCCGCCGGCTCACCGAGCAGAACGCCGACCACGTCTTCCTCGACCTGCCCGGCCGGGTGGCCAAGACCCTGGTCCGGCTGGCCGGCGAGAGCCAGGCCCCGATGATCACCATCGAGCTCAACCAGAGCCAGCTCGCGGAGATGGCCGGCGGCTCGCGGCAGAGCGTCAACCAGGCGATCGGCTCGTTCGCCAACCGCGGCTGGTTGCGCACCGAGGGCCGGCGGATCGTCGTCACCGACGTGGCCGCCCTGCGCCGCCGCGCCGGCATGCCCGACCGCTAGAAAGGCCCCCGGCGCGCACGCGCCAGGGGCCCATCGGGTGCGACGTCAGTTGGCGGGCGGCGCGGTCGGGCCCATCCAGCCCTTCGCCTCGGCGTCGTCCTTGGGCGGCGCGGTCGGGCCCATCCACCCGTCGGGGTCGGTGGCCGGGGGCTCCTCGTTGGTCGGCCCCATCCAGCCCTGCGACTTCACGTCGTCGCCGGCCACGACGCCGTCGGCCTGCAGCGCGGCCAAGGTGGCGGCGTCGACGTCGACGCTCGCCCCCGCGGCGTGCTCGACCCCGGTCTGGTCGGTCCAGTCCTTCTCGAGCCGTACGTGCACCATCTATGTCCTCCTGTCGCGAATGGATCTCGGCCGCGGCCGACTCTACCCACGGGCCGCCACGGTGGACTGTCCACTAGCCAACAGGACAGTTCCTGACAGGCGGCGTGGCTGGATAGGCTGCGGACTCCGGAAAGTAGGAGGAGTCCGCCATCCCCGCCGTCTGCGCACGCTGTGGCCGGACCCCCGCCGAGAACGACCGGTTCTGTGGCGGCTGCGGTGCCGAGCTCGCGCCACCGTGCCGTCAGTGCAACCGGCCCATCCCCACGGACGCCGCTTTCTGCACCAACTGCGGCACCCCGCGTGAAGGCGGCGGCCGCGCCCAGGTGAGCACCGCCGACCAGCAGGAGGACCGGCGCCGGGTCAGCGTGCTGTTCGTGGATCTGATCGACTTCACCCCGTACGCCGAGCGCTCCGACCCCGAGCAGGTCCGGGCGATGCAGACCGGCTTCTTCTCCGCCGCGCGCCGGGTCGTCGGGCAGTACGGCGGCGTGGTCGAGAAATACATCGGTGACGCGGTGATGGCGCTGTTCGGGGCCCCCGTCGCCACGGAGACCGATCCGCTGCGCTGTGTCCGGGCCGGTCTCGAGCTGCAACGGGTGCTCTCCCGCTTCGCGCCCGACGGCGCCGACGCGGCCGGCCTGCGCTTCCGCGTCGGCGTCGCGACCGGCGAGGCGCTGGTCAACGTCGCCGCCGCGCGCGACGGTGGCCAGGCGATCGTGGCGGGCGACGTGGTCAACACCGCGTCCCGGCTGCAGTCGGCCGCGCCGCCCGGCGGCGTGCTGGTGTGCGGCAACACCTACGCGCTGACCAAGGACACCGTGCGCTTCCAGGCACAGCCGGCGCTCACCCTGCGCGGCCGGTCGACGCCGACCGAGGTCTGGGTGGCGGTGGCGCCGCGCCGCCGGTCCGCCGTCGAGAAGGAGCCCGACGCCACCCCGCTGGTCGACCGCGAGCACGAGCTGAGCCTGCTGGTCAACGCGCTGCACCGGTCGCTGCGGGACCAGCGGCCCCAGGTGGTCACGGTCTTCGGGCGCGCCGGCATCGGCAAGAGCCGGCTGGTCCGGGAGCTGTTCAAGCACACCGAGCAGCTGGTCGACGAGCCGGTCGCCTGGCGCACCGGCCGCTGCCCACCGTTCGGCGAGAACGTCGCGTTCGCCGCGGTGGCCGACATCGTCAAGGCCGAGTCGGGCATCCTCGACACCGACCCGGCCGGGACCGCCGCCGCCCGGTTGACCAAGACCGTGACCGAGCTGGTCGGCCCGGGCGAGGCCGACCGGCTGATCGACGCGCTGCGCCCTCTGGTCGGCCTGCCGGCCAGCCGGCTCGCCGCGGAGGAGGCCGAGTCCGCCTGGCGCCGGTTCCTCGTGGCGCTCGCCGGCCGCCGGCCCACCGTGCTGGTCTTCGAAGACCTGCACTGGGCCGACGAGAGCATGCTGCGGTTCGTCGAGCTGCTCGGGGCGTCCGCGCGCGACGTACCCCTGCTGCTGCTCTGCACCGCCCGCCCGGAGCTCATCGACCGCGACCCGAGCTGGGCCGCGTCGCTGACCGGGTCACTGACCATCACGCTGCCGCCGCTGCGGGCAACCGGCATCGCCGCCCTCTACGCGCACATGTTCGGCCAGGCCGCGTTCTCCGCCGACATGCTCAGCCCGCTGGTCGAGCTGGCCGACGGCAATCCGCTCTACGCGCACGAGTACGTGCGGATGCTGATCGAGCAGGGCGCGCTGCGCCAGTCCGGCCGGGGGTGGTCGCTGGAGAAACGGCTCGACCTGCCGATGCCCGACAGCGTGCACGCGGTCATCGCCAACCGGCTCGACCTGCTCGACCCCAAGGACCGCACGGTGCTCTTCGCCGCCTCGGTGGTCGGCATGGTGTTCTGGCCCGGCGCGGTGGCCGCGGCCCTGGGTCGCAACGTCGAGTCGGTCGAGCGCTCGTTGCGCCGGCTGGAGCAGCGCGACTTCGTGCACGAGCAGCCCACGTCCACAATGGCCGGGCAGCAGGAGTTCTCCTTCGGGCACGTGCTGGTCCGCGACGTCTGCTACCAACGGCTGCCGCGCACCGAGCGGGTGGCCCGGCACGAGCGCACGGCCGAGTGGCTCGACGCGCTGTCCCGCGGCCGCGACACCGACCTGGCCGAGGTGCTGGCGCACCACCGCTGGGCCGCCCACGAGATCGCCCGCACGCTCGGCGTCGACCCGGCGCCGTTCGCCGGGCCGGCCGGCGAGGCGCTGCACCGCGCGGCCCGGCGCGCGTACGCGCTGCACGCCCTCGACGCCGCCACCAACCACGTCGAGCGGGCGATCGCGCTGGCCGACCACTCCGACCCGGGCCGCCGGCTGCAGCTCGAGCTCCTCCGCACCGAGATCTCGTTCTACCGCGACCGCACCGAGTTCCTCACCGGCGGCGGGCCGGACCAACTGGTCGCGCTGGCCGACCGGCTCTACGCGCACGGCGACCCGGCCTGCGCGGCCCGCGCCTGGACCCTGCTCGGCCAGGCCGCGTGGCTGCGCGCCGACCGGCGGGCCGCGCTGTCCTGCCTCGACCGCGCGGTCGAGCTGTTCGACGGTGTGCCCGACAGCGCGGAGAAGGCCGACGCCTACGCCGAGCTGGGCCGGCTGCACATGCTCAACTACGAGCGCGACCCGGCGATCGCGGCGGCCACCGCGGCGACCGAGATCGCCGAGCGGCTCGGCAGCGCCGAGACACAGATCAACGCCCGGATCACCGTCGCGATGGCCCGCTACCAGTCCGGTGACCGCGGCGCGCTGGCCGAGCTCTACGAGGTCACCGAGTTCTGCCGCGCGCACGGCCTGCGCGCGCTGCCCCGGGCCATCCAGAACCTCGGCTACGCGCTGAGCGAGGAGGGCGACTGGGTCCGCTCCCGCGAGCTGGTCTCCGAGGCGGCGTCGGCCGTCCCCGCCGGGCACACGCTCAACACGGCGTTCTCCGGCGACGCGATGCGGGCGTACTTCGGTGGCGAGTTCGACCGCCTGCTGGCCGCCGCGGACGCCTTCGTCGACACGCCCGAGGGGCGGTGGGACATCCAGGTCCGCGGTCTGCGGGCCAGTCTCCGGGTGCTCCGCGACCAGCCGGTGCCCACCGTCGGCGACCGCGACGACGTGGCCGACGCCCTGGAGTTCGCCCGCGACAGCGGCTTCTACCGGCCGCGCTGGACCACCCTCGGCCTGGCGGCGCAGGTCCGCGCCCTGCAGGGCCGGCTCGACGAGGCCGACGCGCTGCTCGACGAGCTGGCCACGTCGTGGTCCGCCGTGCCGGCGCTGGCCAGCGGCGAGTGGATCACGGCGGCGGCCTTCGCGTCGGCGCTGACCGGGCGCGACGCGGCGCTGCGGGTGCGCGGCATGCTCGACCGGGTCACCCACCGCACCCCGTGGGCCGAGGCGGCGCTGCGCACGGTGACCGCGGCGCTGGCCGCGGTCGGCGACGACGTGGCCGGTGCGGGCCAGCTCTACGCGGCGGCGGCGGGCATCTACGGGCAGATCCCGGCCGTGACCGACCGGATGCTGGCGCTCGCGCTGGCCGCCCGGAGCTTCCTCCAGGCGGGCGAGTCCGCGGCGGCGGAGCTGGCGCTGACCGAGGTCCGCGCGTTCGCGACCCGCAACCGGGCGCCGGGCCTGCTGCGGCTGACCGGGGCGCCGACGCCCGAGGCCACGCTGGCGAGCTGAGCCGCTTACGCGGCGACGGTGGTCGGCGGTTCGGCCGGCTTGGCCGGGCCCGGGACGCGCGCGGCCGCGTTCTTGGCCTTCTGCGCGTAGATGTCGACGTACTCGCGGCCCGAGAGCTCCATCAGCTCGTACATGATCTCGTCGGTCACCGCCCGCTCGACGAACCGGTCGCCGGACATGCCCGCGTACCGCGAGAAGTCCAAGGGTTCCCCGAACCGGATCCGGACCCGTTTGATCTTGGGGAAGACCTTGCCGGGAGGCTGGATCTCGTCGGCGTTGAGCATCACCACCGGGATCACCGGGGCGCCGCTGAGCAGGGCGAGCCGCGCCACACCGGTCTTGCCGCGATAGAGGCGGCCGTCGGGCGAGCGGGTGCCCTCCGGGTAGATGCCGGCCAGGTTGCCCGCGCGCAGCACGCGCAGCTGGGTGTCGAGCGCGGCCTGGGCGGCCCGCCCGCCGGACCGGTCGACGGGGATCGTGCCGGTGCCGACGAAGAACATCTTGACGAGCCAGCCTTTGATCCCCTTGCCCGTGAAGTATTCCGCTTTGGCCACGAACGTGACTTTTCGGCGTACTTCCAAGGGCATGAAGATCGAGTCGGAGAAGGAGAGGTGGTTGCTGGCGATGATCGCGGCACCGGTCGCCGGGACGTTGTCGCGGCCCTCGACCACCGGGCGGAAGATCAGTCGCAGCCAGGGGCCGAGGATCACGTACTTCAGCAGCCAGTACAGCAAGCCGTGTCCTTCCGCCCTCGCGCCCCAGCGAGTTGACGCTACGACATTGAGCCTACGAAGCGCGTACGCCATGCCACAACGGACTACTGGAAGGGGCCGCGCACGTGTCACGATTGGCGGCACGGCGCGCGGGCGAACCCCGACGCCAGGTAGGAGGGGATGCGGTGTCTGCGGGTGGGGCCCGCCGTGGCCGGCGGGACAACGGTCTCGACGCGGCCGACTTCGCGGTGGCCGGCGACGTCGACCCACGGGTCGGCGAGCACCTTCTCGACGTGCTGGGCGCGGGCGGCATCGCCGCCTACCTGCAGCCGTCGTCCGATCTCAACCCGGTGACCCGCACCACGACGATGCCGCCGCGGCCGGTCGACCGGCTCTACGTCGACAGCGCCCACCTCGACACCGCCCGCGGCTACCTGGCCAAGCTGGCGTCCGAGGAGGAGCAGCCGCCCCGCACGAACGGGCACGATCCGGACGTCGAGGCCGCCTGGGCGAAGATCGTCGAAGGCTGGGACAAGCAGCCCGACACCGCACCGTGGCCGGCGTCGGAAAACCTGCCGGACGCGACCGCCGGCACCCTGGCCGCACCGACCGACCCGACCCGCCCGGTCGACGAGCCGGCCGCCCGCCGCCCGTCCGCCGCCGACTTCTCCGGCGTCACCCTGGGCCCGCGCACGGCCGAGGGCCCGAGCCTGCTCGACGGCCTCGACACGTTCGGCAACGACCTGCCCGGCGAGCCGACCGACGACGAGGGCTACACCCCGCCACCCCCGCCGCCACTGCCCCGCATCTCGAAATACGCGGTCGCCGGCATCCTCGGCATCGTCCTGGGCTTCGTGCTCTTCCTGTTCCCGGGAATGATCCCGATCGACCGCGCCATCGTCACGGTCGCCGGCTTCCTGGCCATCCTGGCCGGCTTCGTCACCCTGATCTCCCGCCTCCGCCGCGGCGACGACGACGAATACGACCCGGACGACGGCGCCAAGGTCTGACGGCATTCGATCGACTCGGGCCCGTCGGGGGCACGACCGTCGCTCCCGCCAGGGACCGCTCCGCTTCGCTCCGCTGCCACCTCCGCGTCGCAAGGTCAGATGAACCGCGATGATTCACGCTATGGACGCTCTGCCGGAGCCGGTGCGCGGCGACCGCGGGCGCGGGTAAACCTTCATTCTGTATAAATCGGACTGTTGGGCTACCTGCGGCACGCTCGGTTGTAATCGTCGCGTAACGTGGCGTCAGTAGGAATGGTGACTATCCCCTCGCCACCGCTTGAGCGGAGCCTGCTGCCCCATGCCTAGAAGTGCCTTCGTGGTCGTCGCCCACCGCCTCCCCGTCGACGACAGCATCGCGCCCGACGGCGCGTGTGAGTGGCGGCGGTCGCCCGGTGGCCTGGTCAGTGCCCTCCATCCCATCCTGCGCCTGAGCCCGGCCACCTGGGTCGGCTGGGCCGGCCAGACCGGGCCCGCCCGGCAGGTGCCCGACCTCGACGGGGTGCACATGCACTCCGTTCCACTGAGCACGGACGACATCGCCGAGCACTACGAGGGGTTCGCCAACGCGACCCTGTGGCCGCTCTATCACGACGCCGTCGAGCAGCCCGTCTATCACCGCCGCTGGTGGGAGGCCTACCAACGGATCAACCAGCGGTACGCCGATGCCGCCGCCGGACTGGCCGAGCCCGGCGCCACCGTGTGGGTGCAGGACTACCACCTCCAGCTGGTGCCCGGCATGCTCCGCGACCGCCGGCCCGACCTGACCATCGGCTTCTTCATGCACGTGCCGTTCCCGCCGCCGGAGCTGTTCATGCAGCTCCCCCGCCGCGCCGAGCTGCTGCGCGGCATGCTCGGCGCCGACCTCGTCGGGTTCCAGCGCGCCCAGGCCGCCCACAACTTCGCCCAGCTCGCCGTCAAGGTGCTCGGCCTGCAGGCCAGCGACCGCCGCATCGCGGTCGACGACCGCATCGTGCGGGTCGGCGCGTTCCCCGTCTCGATCGACACCGCCGACATGGCCGCACTGGCCGCCAGCCCGGCCGTCGTCGCCCGGGCCCGGCAGCTGCGCGCCGACCTCGGCGACCCGCGGCACGTGATCCTCTCCGTCGACCGGATGGACTACACCAAGGGCATCGAGCAGCGCCTCAAGGCCTACAGCGAGCTGCTCGACAGCGGCCAGGTCAAGGTCAGCGACACCGTGATGGTGCAGGTCGCCGTGCCGAGCCGCGAACGCGTGGAGCAATACAAGGCGCTCCGCGAGCGCGTCGAGCGCGAGGTCGGCCGGATCAACGGGGAGTACGGCCGGGTCGGCGAACCCGCGATCCACTACCTCAACCAGCCGTTCGACCGGGCCGAGCTGGCCGCCCTCTACCGGGTCGCCGACATCATGGCGGTCACCCCGTTGCGCGACGGGATGAACCTGGTCGCCAAGGAGTATGTCGCGTCCAGAGTGGACGGCGGCGGGGCGCTCGTGCTCAGCGAGTTCGCCGGCGCGGCCGCCGAGTTCTCCCAGGCCTACCTGTGCAACCCGCACGACCTCGACGGGCTCAAGTCGGTGCTCATGCACGCGATGAAGGCCCCCGTCGACGACGTGGAGGCGCGAATGGGCGCGATGCGCGCGCACCTGGCCGCCCACGACATCCGCGCGTGGGCCCGCGCCTACCTCACCGTCCTCGACCGCTCCGGCGAGCTGGCCGCGCGACTGAGCTAGAGACCGCCGCGGGCGATCACGTCGCGATACCAGAGGGCGCTGTCCTTGGGCGTACGCGTGAACGTCGCGTAGTCCACGTGCACCAGCCCGAACCGCTTCCCGTAGCCGAAGGCCCACTCGAAGTTGTCGAGCAGCGACCAGGCGAAGTAGCCCCGCAGGTCCACGCCGGCCGACAGCGCCTCGTGCGCCGCGGCCAGGTGCCCTCGCAGATAGTCGATCCGGGCCGCGTCGTGCACCGCGCCGTCGACCACCGTGTCCGCGAACGCGGCGCCGTTCTCCGTCACGTACACCGGGATCGGTCCGTAGTCGCGGGTCACCCGCAGCAGCATGTCCCGCAGGCCGGTCGGGTCGATCGCCCACCCCATGTCGGTCACCGGCCCGGGCACCGGGTGGTGCACGACGCGACCGCCGGTCGGGTACGGACTCCCGTCGTCGACCGGCGCCGCGGCCGCACCGACCAGGTCGGGCTGGTAGTAGTTGACACCCACCGCGTCCAGCGGCGCGCTGATCGTGGCGAGGTCACCGTCGCGCACGAAGCCCCAGTCGGTGACCGCCTCCGTGTCGGTCACCACGTCGGCCGGATAGGCGCCGCGGAACAGCGGGTCGAAGAAGATCCGGTTGAGCAGGCCGTCGATGCGGCGCGCGGCGTCGACGTCGGCCGGGGCGTCGGTGACCGGCCGCACCGTGCCCGCGTTGAGCGCGATGCCGACCGCCGACCCGGGCGACGCCGACCGCAGCGCCGGCACCGCCAGCCCGTGCGCCAGCAGCAGGTGGTGCACGGCCGGGAACGGATCGGCCCGCCGGCCTGGCGCGTGCACGCCGATGCCGTAACCGAGGAAGGCCGAGCACCACGGCTCGTTGAGCGTGTGCCACATCGCCACCCGGTCGCCGAGCTTGGCTCCCACCACGGCCGCGTGGTCGGCGAACCGGTAGGCGGTGTCGCGGTTGGTCCAGCCGCCGCCTTCCTCGACCCACTGCGGCAGGTCCCAGTGGTAGAGCGTCGCGACCGGGCGGATGCCGCGGGCCAGCAGCGCGTCGACCAGGCGGTCGTAGAAGTCGAGGTTGGCGGCCCGCGGCCAGGCCACCGAGAACCGGTAGGCGGACAGCCCGAGCGACGCCATCAGCTCCACGTCGTCGGCGAAGCGGTGGTAGTGGTCGGTCGCCCGCGCGCCGGTGTCGCCGTTGTCGATCCGCCCCGGCTGGGCGGCGAACGTGTCCCAGATGGACGGCACCCGGCCGCCCTCGGCGACCGCGCCCTCGATCTGGTACGCGGCGGTGGCCGCGCCCCACCAGAAGTCGCGCGGGAAGATCATGCCCACTCCTTCGGAGAGCGCTCTCCAAGACGCGCTCCAGGATCCGGCACGATCGATCCGGTGTCAAGGTCGCATGGCTTGACATCGATGAAAGGCGGCGCAACACTGCCACCACTGGAGAGCGCTCTCCAAGGGCACCGTCCCCTCTCCGGAAAGGCAGTGCACCGTGAAATCCCGCCTGCTCGCGGCCACGGTCGCCGGCGCGCTCGCCATCACCTCGATGGTGGTCATCGCGCCCGCCGCCCACGCCGCCGACCCCGTCATCTCCCAGGGCAAACCCGCGGTCGCGTCCTCCTCGCAGGGCGCCGACCTGCCCGCTTCCGCCGCCGTCGACGGCAACGCCACGACCCGCTGGGGCTCGGCCTGGTCCGATCCACAGTGGATCCAGGTCGACCTCGGCGCCACCGCCACCATCACCCAGGTCACGCTCAACTGGGAGGGCGCCTCCGCTCGCGC
Protein-coding regions in this window:
- a CDS encoding DUF308 domain-containing protein gives rise to the protein MSAGGARRGRRDNGLDAADFAVAGDVDPRVGEHLLDVLGAGGIAAYLQPSSDLNPVTRTTTMPPRPVDRLYVDSAHLDTARGYLAKLASEEEQPPRTNGHDPDVEAAWAKIVEGWDKQPDTAPWPASENLPDATAGTLAAPTDPTRPVDEPAARRPSAADFSGVTLGPRTAEGPSLLDGLDTFGNDLPGEPTDDEGYTPPPPPPLPRISKYAVAGILGIVLGFVLFLFPGMIPIDRAIVTVAGFLAILAGFVTLISRLRRGDDDEYDPDDGAKV
- a CDS encoding lysophospholipid acyltransferase family protein — translated: MLYWLLKYVILGPWLRLIFRPVVEGRDNVPATGAAIIASNHLSFSDSIFMPLEVRRKVTFVAKAEYFTGKGIKGWLVKMFFVGTGTIPVDRSGGRAAQAALDTQLRVLRAGNLAGIYPEGTRSPDGRLYRGKTGVARLALLSGAPVIPVVMLNADEIQPPGKVFPKIKRVRIRFGEPLDFSRYAGMSGDRFVERAVTDEIMYELMELSGREYVDIYAQKAKNAAARVPGPAKPAEPPTTVAA
- a CDS encoding GH1 family beta-glucosidase, producing MIFPRDFWWGAATAAYQIEGAVAEGGRVPSIWDTFAAQPGRIDNGDTGARATDHYHRFADDVELMASLGLSAYRFSVAWPRAANLDFYDRLVDALLARGIRPVATLYHWDLPQWVEEGGGWTNRDTAYRFADHAAVVGAKLGDRVAMWHTLNEPWCSAFLGYGIGVHAPGRRADPFPAVHHLLLAHGLAVPALRSASPGSAVGIALNAGTVRPVTDAPADVDAARRIDGLLNRIFFDPLFRGAYPADVVTDTEAVTDWGFVRDGDLATISAPLDAVGVNYYQPDLVGAAAAPVDDGSPYPTGGRVVHHPVPGPVTDMGWAIDPTGLRDMLLRVTRDYGPIPVYVTENGAAFADTVVDGAVHDAARIDYLRGHLAAAHEALSAGVDLRGYFAWSLLDNFEWAFGYGKRFGLVHVDYATFTRTPKDSALWYRDVIARGGL
- a CDS encoding trehalose-6-phosphate synthase, whose product is MPRSAFVVVAHRLPVDDSIAPDGACEWRRSPGGLVSALHPILRLSPATWVGWAGQTGPARQVPDLDGVHMHSVPLSTDDIAEHYEGFANATLWPLYHDAVEQPVYHRRWWEAYQRINQRYADAAAGLAEPGATVWVQDYHLQLVPGMLRDRRPDLTIGFFMHVPFPPPELFMQLPRRAELLRGMLGADLVGFQRAQAAHNFAQLAVKVLGLQASDRRIAVDDRIVRVGAFPVSIDTADMAALAASPAVVARARQLRADLGDPRHVILSVDRMDYTKGIEQRLKAYSELLDSGQVKVSDTVMVQVAVPSRERVEQYKALRERVEREVGRINGEYGRVGEPAIHYLNQPFDRAELAALYRVADIMAVTPLRDGMNLVAKEYVASRVDGGGALVLSEFAGAAAEFSQAYLCNPHDLDGLKSVLMHAMKAPVDDVEARMGAMRAHLAAHDIRAWARAYLTVLDRSGELAARLS